Proteins co-encoded in one Haloarcula pelagica genomic window:
- a CDS encoding DUF7096 domain-containing protein, with translation MRRLPALLGVLLVVVALAAPATSGVAATQTSTPTDGDRFPRVTTVENLTNHLTIPEENVRQAEYGTTGIDVGAAVSLSTQRLHREHDARSFERAFFRANNESARTRLIRAELDSIEQRQAALAERQQRQLQQYASGSVSVDSLVRTRAVVDAEARELAQTLDTVDRVERSEPAFTMASGQRTRLENIRGQLRVLRGPVGDRLGRSFTGEIPPNAVYVMASDQDYMLATTAGQAYIRETHLASARDPTASDQFVTSDTDPLRAANTRAEDLYPWLYSQQLPSVNTYGTSSIYRLTANHPSGQLTTYIDGGTTDVFHESQRLQLSTIRASETRVTINDSVRVEVTRTYETGPVRVSVRNNDTGAPMAGTVAVSGREVGTTGDDGTLWTVEPRGSYSVEVRTRSGTNTTVAVLGT, from the coding sequence ATGCGACGCCTCCCCGCCCTCCTGGGTGTCCTCCTCGTCGTGGTCGCGCTCGCCGCCCCGGCTACCTCGGGGGTGGCAGCCACGCAGACCTCGACACCCACAGACGGAGATCGGTTCCCCCGCGTGACGACAGTCGAGAACCTCACGAACCACCTCACGATCCCCGAAGAGAACGTCCGGCAGGCCGAGTACGGGACGACGGGGATCGATGTCGGTGCGGCCGTCTCGCTCAGCACACAACGGCTCCACCGCGAGCACGACGCGCGATCGTTCGAACGAGCGTTCTTCAGGGCGAACAACGAGTCGGCCAGAACCCGCCTGATCCGGGCGGAACTCGACAGTATCGAACAGCGCCAGGCGGCCCTCGCCGAGCGCCAGCAACGCCAGCTCCAGCAGTACGCGAGCGGCTCGGTGTCCGTCGACTCGCTCGTCCGGACCCGCGCAGTGGTCGACGCCGAGGCGCGCGAACTGGCCCAGACACTCGATACGGTCGATCGAGTCGAGCGCAGCGAGCCCGCCTTCACGATGGCCAGCGGGCAGCGGACCCGCCTGGAGAACATCAGAGGGCAGCTCCGGGTGCTCCGGGGGCCGGTCGGCGACCGCCTCGGCCGGTCGTTCACCGGTGAGATACCTCCGAACGCGGTGTACGTGATGGCCTCCGACCAGGACTACATGCTCGCGACCACCGCCGGTCAGGCGTACATCCGGGAGACCCACCTGGCGAGCGCGCGTGACCCGACGGCGAGCGACCAGTTCGTCACGAGCGACACCGACCCCCTCCGGGCGGCGAACACCCGTGCCGAGGACCTCTACCCGTGGCTCTACTCCCAGCAACTCCCCAGCGTCAACACCTACGGGACCAGCAGTATCTACCGGCTGACCGCCAACCACCCCAGCGGGCAGTTGACGACTTACATCGACGGCGGCACGACGGACGTGTTCCACGAGTCACAGCGGCTCCAGCTCTCGACGATCAGGGCCAGTGAGACCCGCGTGACGATCAACGACTCCGTCCGGGTCGAAGTGACACGGACCTACGAGACCGGACCGGTCCGCGTCTCGGTCCGGAACAACGACACCGGCGCCCCGATGGCCGGAACGGTCGCCGTCAGCGGCCGGGAGGTCGGGACGACCGGCGACGACGGCACGCTCTGGACAGTCGAACCACGCGGGAGCTACTCCGTCGAGGTACGGACACGGAGCGGGACGAACACGACCGTCGCGGTGCTTGGGACGTAG
- a CDS encoding DUF5658 family protein, producing MGSDRSWIDSVRRRVPNQRQLSENHAVLWTVVILASLFDVVTTMVGLELGLTEGNAVARAFIATYGTPGIGLLKFSALVLVVTLWAMFDDHRATVVLAVFAVVSLAVVALNALTLASV from the coding sequence GTGGGGTCCGATCGCTCGTGGATCGACAGCGTCCGACGACGAGTGCCGAACCAGCGCCAGCTCTCGGAGAACCACGCCGTCCTCTGGACGGTCGTCATCCTGGCCTCGCTGTTCGACGTGGTGACGACGATGGTCGGCCTGGAACTGGGTCTGACCGAGGGCAACGCCGTCGCTCGCGCCTTTATCGCGACCTACGGGACGCCGGGGATCGGCCTGCTGAAGTTCAGCGCGCTGGTGCTCGTGGTCACGCTCTGGGCGATGTTCGACGACCACCGAGCGACCGTGGTGCTTGCCGTCTTCGCCGTCGTCTCGCTGGCCGTCGTGGCGCTGAACGCCCTGACCCTCGCGAGCGTGTAG
- the rpl18a gene encoding 50S ribosomal protein L18Ae codes for MSTYTVRGSFPARDGPQEFEKEVEAPNEKVAEERVYSNFGSQHNLKRTQITIDEVAA; via the coding sequence ATGAGCACGTACACTGTTCGCGGCAGTTTCCCGGCCCGAGACGGGCCCCAGGAGTTCGAGAAGGAGGTCGAGGCGCCAAACGAGAAAGTTGCCGAGGAGCGCGTCTACAGCAACTTCGGCTCCCAGCACAACCTCAAGCGCACACAGATCACCATCGACGAGGTGGCAGCATGA
- the pfdA gene encoding prefoldin subunit alpha yields MMGGGGGGGGGQMQQLSQEIEQMEQEVQAIDDEIERLRDKKVDIDDAIEAIETLETGSTVQVPVGGDAYIRATVDDIDQVVVSLGGGYAAERDQNGAISTLETKQETLDDQIEDLQSDKAEVETEKEELEQQAQQMQQQQMQQMMQQQQQQEDADDE; encoded by the coding sequence ATGATGGGCGGTGGCGGCGGTGGCGGCGGCGGCCAGATGCAGCAGCTGTCCCAGGAGATCGAGCAGATGGAGCAGGAAGTCCAGGCCATCGACGACGAGATCGAGCGCCTGCGCGACAAGAAAGTCGACATCGACGACGCCATCGAGGCCATCGAGACGCTGGAAACTGGCTCGACGGTCCAGGTCCCGGTCGGCGGCGACGCCTACATCCGCGCGACGGTCGACGACATCGACCAGGTTGTCGTCTCCCTGGGTGGCGGCTACGCCGCCGAGCGCGACCAGAACGGCGCCATCAGCACGCTGGAGACCAAACAGGAGACGCTGGACGACCAGATCGAGGACCTCCAGTCCGACAAGGCCGAAGTCGAGACCGAGAAAGAGGAACTCGAACAGCAGGCCCAGCAGATGCAACAACAGCAGATGCAGCAGATGATGCAGCAGCAACAGCAGCAGGAAGACGCCGACGACGAGTAA
- the ftsY gene encoding signal recognition particle-docking protein FtsY, with translation MFDGLKDKLSSFTSDVEEDVDEEAVDEDAGEDELADAEPTPEADDSDAGEPADAVSETAETPAAGTADGTAADESAETTDDEPSDDAEGDTAAVGIGGADTASSTDESDAASETADSDDSDAVGETDDADDDGGRSLTEKAKIMATGKTVIEEDDLQDHLDDLELALLSSDVEMGVANEILQGVKANLTGQTRRRLSSTGNMVQDAVREALYDVISVGQFDFDERVAAADKPVVIVFTGVNGVGKTTTIAKLAQYFEDRGLSTVLANGDTYRAGANEQLQQHAQNLDKKVIAHEQGSDPTAVIYDAVEYANANDIDVVLGDTAGRLHTSDDLMAQLEKIDRNIDPDMTLFVDEAVAGQDAVNRAREFNDAAEVDGAVLTKADADPQGGAAISIAHVTGKPILFLGTGQDYDDLEQFDPEEIVDQLLGE, from the coding sequence ATGTTCGACGGACTGAAAGACAAGCTCAGCAGTTTCACCAGCGATGTCGAGGAGGATGTCGACGAGGAGGCTGTCGACGAAGACGCTGGCGAGGACGAACTGGCCGACGCCGAGCCGACGCCAGAAGCCGACGACAGCGACGCTGGTGAGCCCGCCGACGCGGTGAGCGAGACGGCAGAGACGCCCGCCGCTGGCACTGCGGATGGGACTGCTGCCGACGAGTCCGCGGAGACCACGGACGACGAACCCTCGGACGACGCCGAGGGCGACACGGCGGCTGTCGGGATCGGTGGTGCGGACACCGCGTCGTCGACCGACGAGAGTGATGCGGCCAGCGAGACGGCCGACTCCGACGACAGCGATGCCGTCGGCGAAACGGACGACGCGGACGACGATGGCGGCCGGAGCCTCACCGAGAAGGCCAAGATCATGGCCACCGGCAAGACCGTCATCGAGGAGGACGACCTGCAGGACCACCTCGACGACCTGGAACTGGCGCTTTTGTCCAGCGACGTGGAGATGGGCGTCGCCAACGAGATCCTGCAGGGGGTCAAGGCGAACCTCACAGGCCAGACCCGCCGCCGTCTCTCCAGTACGGGCAACATGGTCCAGGACGCGGTTCGGGAAGCGCTGTACGACGTGATCAGCGTCGGCCAGTTCGACTTCGACGAGCGCGTGGCCGCGGCCGACAAGCCCGTCGTCATCGTCTTCACCGGCGTCAACGGCGTCGGGAAGACGACCACCATCGCCAAACTCGCGCAGTACTTCGAGGACCGCGGGCTCTCGACGGTGCTGGCGAACGGCGACACCTACCGTGCCGGCGCCAACGAACAACTCCAGCAACACGCCCAGAACCTCGACAAGAAAGTCATCGCCCACGAGCAGGGGTCGGACCCGACGGCAGTCATCTACGACGCCGTCGAGTACGCCAACGCCAACGACATCGACGTGGTGCTTGGCGATACGGCCGGTCGCCTGCACACCTCCGACGACCTGATGGCCCAACTGGAGAAGATCGACCGCAACATCGACCCGGACATGACGCTGTTCGTCGACGAAGCGGTCGCCGGCCAGGACGCGGTCAACCGCGCTCGGGAGTTCAACGACGCCGCCGAGGTCGACGGCGCGGTACTGACGAAAGCCGACGCCGATCCACAGGGCGGGGCCGCCATCTCGATCGCCCACGTGACCGGCAAGCCGATCCTCTTCCTGGGGACCGGGCAGGACTACGACGATCTGGAGCAGTTCGATCCCGAGGAGATCGTCGATCAGTTGCTCGGGGAGTAG
- a CDS encoding spermidine synthase, with protein sequence MRSVGELTAGRFTGPGIAVFVSGVASMGLEILAGRIVAPQFGSSIYTWGSIIGVFLAALSLGYHYGGKRAARRASRPRLARLLVWTAAYVAVVIFASDLMLSLGAAFPLPSRFASLPAITLLFGPPTYLLGFISPYAAQLSATEGVGEASGEVYAIGTIGSIIGAFGTTFLLIPSFSIEVIGFVFGALLIVTAAGLVLTSAGRDPLYSTVAVGVLLVAAVSSGAIGVSTGGQVVYQTQTPYQELEVTELGGTRTLYLDGQRHSAMDIDDPDRHVFTYTRYFHLPYLLADDPDDIDRVLFVGGGGFSGPKRFVSEYDATVDVVEIDPAVIRVAKEYFAVEESERLNVYNDDGRRFLRETNHTYDLIVLDAYKKDKVPFQLTTVEFMALTRERLSEDGILVSNLISAPAGPASKFYRSEYRTVNEVYPQVYSFSTASGSTVVQNIELVATRDTARLSEAELRQRNRQRDIGIDLSGAVNSYQNPPPTGDVPVLRDDRAPIDSLLDPMVGQEYVIEQAPPNGSTATPSLDASAVSSERFSPSVRPGTGNGTESGVGV encoded by the coding sequence ATGCGTAGCGTCGGCGAACTGACGGCCGGCCGGTTCACCGGTCCCGGAATCGCGGTGTTCGTCTCGGGGGTGGCCAGCATGGGCCTGGAGATCCTCGCCGGCCGTATCGTCGCCCCACAGTTCGGTAGCAGTATCTACACCTGGGGGAGCATCATCGGCGTCTTCCTCGCGGCGCTGAGTCTGGGTTATCACTACGGCGGCAAGCGAGCCGCCCGGCGGGCCAGTCGGCCGCGCCTCGCCCGGCTGCTGGTCTGGACGGCCGCCTACGTCGCCGTCGTGATCTTCGCCAGCGACCTGATGCTCTCGCTCGGTGCCGCGTTCCCGCTGCCCAGTCGGTTCGCCTCGCTGCCGGCGATCACCCTGTTGTTCGGGCCGCCGACGTACCTGCTGGGGTTCATCAGCCCGTACGCGGCACAGCTCTCGGCGACCGAGGGGGTCGGCGAGGCCTCCGGCGAGGTGTACGCGATCGGCACCATCGGCAGCATCATCGGCGCGTTCGGCACGACCTTCCTGTTGATCCCGTCGTTCAGTATCGAGGTCATCGGCTTCGTCTTCGGCGCGCTCCTGATCGTGACGGCAGCGGGGCTCGTGCTCACCTCCGCCGGGCGGGACCCGCTGTACTCGACCGTCGCCGTCGGCGTCCTCCTCGTCGCCGCGGTCTCCAGCGGCGCGATCGGCGTCTCGACGGGCGGCCAGGTCGTCTACCAGACCCAGACGCCGTACCAGGAACTGGAGGTGACCGAACTCGGCGGCACGCGAACCCTCTATCTCGACGGTCAGCGCCACAGCGCGATGGACATCGACGACCCCGATAGACACGTCTTCACGTACACGCGGTACTTCCACCTGCCCTACCTCCTGGCCGACGACCCCGACGACATCGACCGGGTGCTGTTCGTCGGCGGCGGCGGGTTCAGCGGCCCCAAGCGGTTCGTCTCCGAGTACGACGCGACCGTCGATGTCGTCGAGATCGACCCAGCGGTCATCCGTGTCGCCAAGGAGTACTTCGCCGTCGAGGAGTCCGAGCGGTTGAACGTCTACAACGACGACGGTCGGCGGTTCCTCCGGGAGACGAACCACACCTACGACCTCATCGTCCTCGACGCCTACAAGAAGGACAAGGTGCCCTTCCAGCTCACGACGGTGGAGTTCATGGCGTTGACCCGGGAGCGACTGTCCGAGGACGGCATCCTCGTGTCGAACCTCATCTCCGCGCCCGCCGGCCCCGCCTCCAAATTCTATCGCTCGGAGTACCGCACCGTGAACGAGGTCTACCCGCAGGTCTACAGTTTCTCGACGGCGTCGGGGTCGACCGTCGTCCAGAACATCGAACTCGTCGCGACCAGGGACACGGCCCGGCTCTCGGAGGCCGAACTCCGACAGCGGAACCGCCAGCGCGACATCGGGATCGACCTCTCGGGGGCGGTCAACAGCTACCAGAACCCGCCCCCGACCGGAGACGTGCCGGTGCTCCGGGACGACCGCGCCCCGATCGACAGCCTGCTCGACCCGATGGTCGGTCAGGAGTACGTGATCGAG